The Enoplosus armatus isolate fEnoArm2 chromosome 5, fEnoArm2.hap1, whole genome shotgun sequence genome contains the following window.
TGTAAGGACTGTATTTTAGCCGTATTGTGGCACAACTACGAGTGTTTAGAACCAACTGAGCATATGGATGGACAGTGTGCCGCAGGGTTAGGgtggtttgagaagtttttCCACTGTCAAAACTGGCATCTATTGGAATAGTTCTCTGCCAAGGAAAGAAGTACTGTACAAACCTTTTACAGCTACCTTTCCTGTCTAAAGGGGGTGAGTGTAGTAAAACGCAGATTTTGGGTGACTATTGCTTTAAGGTTACCGTAATGTTAAAGGGGTAGTCCAAAGTTAGGCATGTAGCTGTTATGGGTTAAAGGTTAGCTTTAGCTTCCAGGAATTTGAGTCCATTATTTGTTCAATGGGAAATATTTACTACGTTTACTCTTTAAAATTGAGAAATAGCCTCATTTTAATAGCCTCATGAAGACAGAGTTGTGATGTATTGAgttaaatgtattcaatttTCCATagaatatacacatacatatcaTTACCAACATCTGCATCAGATATTAGTCAGTAACAGGGCCCTGGTTTCCATGCACATGTGAAAGTGTTCATACAGTGTAAGCGTTAAAAAGGATGTACATTCCTTAGTAAGTTGTGCATAGGATGTCCAGACAAACATGGCTGTGTTATTTCCATAGCTAATGTTTGACCAGGGCAGATTCATGTTTGTGTAGTGTGTGGCAAAGTGTGTAAAACCTGAAGGAATTTAAAATACCTTAACCCTcgccctctccctccctctttactatttcttctcctttcctctgtctctctctctgtgtctctcagtggTCGTTTGGAGTCACCATGTGGGAGATCGCCACGCGAGGCCAGACTCCGTACCCTGGGGTCGAAAACAGCGAGATTTATGATTACTTGAGACAGGGAAACCGTCTCAAACAGCCTCCAGACTGTCTGGACTGCATGTGGGTGTCGACTCCTTCACTGCCCAttcctcacaaaacacactcagctgATGATGAAGTGCCTTGGAAATCTTTTGCCCCCTGATTAGAAGTACCTTTTTTCCATAAAGCAATCACAGCTAGAGGCTAAAAACAGTTCCAGTCCATCTGCTTCTCAAGGGGCTCAGATGATGCTTTGAATTGTTTCCATGTTTCTTGAAGATTCTTAGTTAAACATACTTTTAATGAACCATTTTGTTCCAATATATGGATTTCCCCAATTTGAAAAGCTTGCACCCTTCCTGGTAGAAAGCACAAAATTCAGATTTTTGTTAATTTCATCCTAATTtgttaaacagcattttgaaaagcagcttttcaCTTGATTTTCAGGTGACACATTACTTTACAAGTTCTATAGTTTCTTAATGATGttggatgatgaggaggaactTCCAGAGAAGGGAATACATCATTCAGTACTATTTATAGGGAAAATGGAGATAGTTTTCTGCGACAGTACACTTGGCAAGTTCCTACTAAATCTTTTGAGTTTGTAAAAAATTGATATGTTGAATTTCATAGAAACTTCCAGTTATCGTAGTATTAATAACTTGAAAATGGTCTAGGACCTGTGCAatgaagtgtttctgtttttccacaTGCTTCACCAATGTGCTAACATAAAGTATACAATTAACatttcttcatcctctccagTTACGCCCTGATGTTCTCCTGTTGGCTGCTGAGCCCAAAGGATCGCCCATCATTTGAGTCCCTGCGCTGCGAGCTGGAAAAGGCCCTTGAGGATCTGCCGGACCCCCAGGACCCAGACGAGATCTTGTACGTCAACATGGACGAGTCCTCCATGGAGCTCGGGGCCGTCGGTGGCCGTGACCCCATTGGGGGGCCGTCCCCTCTCTGCCTGAAGGGCCTGGACTCTGTGACCACAGTGGAGGTTCACCACCCCAACCGCTACGTCCTCTGTCCCCAACATGAGACCAACCGAGCCCTCTCTGACTCCATGGAGAGCCTGGACATGCCAGTGTCGTCCTCCACAGCCACACTGCCTCTACAGCCATCCTGCCAATCCTCTCCCAACCCCACCCCAGCTCCCACCCCGACTGTCgagctgctggaggacaggGAGGGGTCCCGGAAAATGCCCTGGCAGTGATGGCTTCCCTCTTAAAAAATGTCAAGACTCGTCACTGCCAAAGTGTGCCATCCTTTCACCCCAGTCCAAGAACGAGATCCAGCCTCTTGCTACTGACTGTAAGAAACCTAATGTGTCCCTACATACATATTTTGCACAaatacactcatacacacacacccgaAGGCATTCCAAGGAAGTGAAGGATTGGGATTATTTCCTTTGTCAAACCCCTCTCCTCTAAAAAGAGCACATTTCCAAGTGAATGTGAAAGTTAATGTGTGTAGCAGGAGGAACACTGTTGCCAGCTATACACAGTGGGTGAACAAGTTTAGAGCACATGCTGTTGCCCTCATACACTGCAGCACAATCAGAGCAATGAATTCCCAGTCACTATAGCAATACAAAATGCCAACTACCTGTATACAGCAGAGTGATCTCCTTCAAGTGATTAAGCTAAAATAATCAAACGTCTCTGTGAAACCAGCTCAGACACTGCCAGACTGAATCTACGACCAAACAAACTCAGGAGCTTGAACTTTCCATTGTGTAAGCGCTAACATGGAGGACTCACACCAGCTGAGGAAACTGTTCCTCTGAAGGAGAAACCTCACCCATATGAATCCCTGCTCCTGTGTAGAAATATCTCGAGGATTGgtgggaaaaaaggaagaagcaTTAGTGTCTCTTTGATTGAACGTATCATCTGGTGAAGACGACTGGTTGCTTTAAGGTTATACAGATTCATGAAGGACAATGAGAAGATTTAGGCTAAAATCACcaacgttgttgttttttgcttgaGCTGTGGTTTTTGTCAGGTGTCATAACTTCAAGGATGATAGAATTTTCTCTTCCCACAGAAAATCATTGCTGAACCCTGAAGTTCACCCTGAAGTTAGAAGACCTTTACCCAATAGCAACAGGATGAAATATGAATTTTTAAACAACTGaagaattaaaataaagataacCAAAATTTGCAAAGAAATTCCACTGCAGGCTTTAGAGACTTTCGTATGAAGCTGTTTTGAATGAGGAACCTCCATCTTTCATTAATCAAAACCTACAGTAGTTTGTGTGTTAGCCTAATGTAGCATTCTAACAATCCCTGCATCCTCTCCAGGGGTTGTACTGCTAGTTGTGCATTAAGCACCGTGAGCCATTTACAGTTCACATGTGGCAACTCTTTCTTCACTGACAGGTGAGACACCTGCGTAAGTCCTGATTCAACTAATCTACACATCTTTGTCGTAACTCAGGAACCTGAGACTTTGCTCAACAGGGACAGAGGTACTGGTCAGATTAAGAGGGTACAAATATTCAGAGGTAGGTGGATGGACTGAGGGTAGGTACGGACATGATGGAGTTACCCAAGGCAAATGGCGGGATAAGCTCCTCACCTTTGCTTTTGGCTCAAGCACAGTGTTATtacacattttgtaatttttaaatgctgatttttgtatttctacAACTTTGCActaatgtttttatatcaatgtatgtttgtttaaaatttGTATATCTTTTAcactttcagtttgtgttttaattactTTGTGGACATTCTCAATAATCCTGAAGACGCCTCTCATGAAATCAGTTCACATGTAACAACTTGCATATTCATAAAGGCTGAGAACAAAGCCTGTGAAAGCCTCGCAGGGCGTTAAACTCCATTCGGAGTCGAGTTTTTTCCGTGAATGAGCAAAGACTGGGAAACATGACTAACCTCGTCATCTGACATCATCCTGCCACCCTCTCATTCTGGGATATTTTTGTTTCTCGAGGTTTAGCACTGTAAATAGACGTCTGTTACCAGTAGAGTCgagaaggaggagacagaaagcagcagctgaaaacCGAATGGAAGTGTGGTCACCCAAACCTCTGCTTTGAGGAAAGTCACCAGCTGCAACTTCGCATCATGCATGCacttattttatatgtatacatatatatatatttgctttAGTTCATAATTTTGTCATTGGAATGGACCATATTCCAACACACATTTTGGGAGAACATTTTTTGAATTGAGACGCTGTGTTTCTCAGTTGTATACATCAAAGGTACTTATATATGAAACAGTGTACAGTGATATTTTATAACTGTAGCATTACTGAAATTCCTTGTTCTGATAGAGTGCATTTCTTACAATACCTTCGGTACTGTATACTCACTGAGTGGTCTGAGGCACTGGTCTAATTTCACCAATTTGAAAGCAGATACACTTTCTGTATTATACCAACCAGTGTGTTTGGAACATTTTGGCCTTTAAAAGTGTctttggacaaaaagaaaaacttattttccagaaaaaactgaaactccTTCTTCATGACTACAGTCAGTTCAGCCTTAAATCTCAGAACTTTACCTTCAGTGCCTTCAGAGAGCCAGTATTTCACATtacagtagatgtgtgtgtggattgtgAATGTCCTGGTGTGTTGAATTGGGAGAAGACTGTACTATAATGCCTTTATATTGTCACTGTCATGATTTGTAAACAAATTTTTCTACAGTACCTACAGTATTTTGTataagaaataaatgtgttcatcTTGAACGAGCTCTCTTCCTGCGCTTTGATGTAGTCAATATTAATCTCATCCATATCATATGTTTTAGTGATATGTTTATTGATTCAGTTAACCAACAATACAGCAGATGTTGAGGTAAGGTTTTGTCTTATTAAGATTTATGATCACACAGCAGGAAGTTAAGAGCCCGAGACAAACAAGAGTGGCTGACATATCCTCTGAAAGATCCCCCGacaactgaaaaacacatgacataGTTGAATAATGTACAGAATGTATAGTTTCTATAGGTGTGTGTAGTTTCAGAAGTGGATGTAGGAGATCTGCACGTCGCCTTCTATCTCCAGCATGTCAATCTCATTGAAGGACTGCAGGCGGTGGAAGAAGTCGAACAAGTGCTGCCCGTTCACGAACACCTTAAACCTCTGGTTCCCGCAGCGGATCGACATCTGAGAAACACAGGCAAGCAAATCAAAACACTGCTGACCCACAATGAGTCAAAAGTATGTAGAACACAGCAAAATCATGTAGAAATTCATTAGAAGGACAAAATATAAAGACTCTACTTACATCAAAGTACTGTCCCTCCATGAAGGGGTTCAAGCTgagctctctgtcctcctggCCCCAGTTACCTCCAATCATGCTGTTTCTCACCACAATCCCCTCCCTCACCCTGGGGTTCATGTGGAAGGCGATGTCCCGAGATCTGCTCGCCATGAAGTTGATGCAGATTCTGCAGCATACAGACAGGAGAGTGTAACACGTGTCTGTTAGCACTCACATAACATgtacattcacaaacacaaacctttcTGCTCCATAGGGCACCATGCCTCTGATGATGATGGTCCTCTTAGGGAACATCCCCCCTGGGATCATGTTGGAGTAGGGCACAGgcttaaaacacacagcaaaaacaaaatgagacagGTAACATAATAACAAGACTAAAACTCTGTAGCAACAGTTGTGGCCCCTGTGAGTCTGAGTTactcactgaaagaaaaaaagaaaagtaaagtttAGTCTGAGGGTACATTGTTACCTAAATCAAAAGTGTTTATGTGTACAGTAGTTATTTAAGGACACCGACTCAGCTTGCTGCCACTGGATGGCAGTAAACACAGACGATTCTTAGTACTCTCAAGTCAACAGTCCTCGCCACCTAGCGTCAAGGTAGACATAATAGCATAGTGTAACACTTACGGTGAAGAcgtttaaaataaaactatataaaacagagatggACAACAGGAATAGTGATGTTATGCTTGAAACACATTATCGATCTTTAAAAGcttaaatgtcaaaacaagATGTATGGCTGCCTCACAtcaaaataccaaaaacaaGTGACGACTTAAATGAGGCCTCATTGCGTCGCCCAGGGACTTATCCCTGTGGTTTTGAATACAGGATGTGCTTCTCAAGTGTGGAACAAATGATTTTACTTACAGGGTTGTAGACTGGCTGCCCACCCATGCCCTATAACCAGATTAAGAGATACAAATAAGGTTTAAATTGAATTAccagaagtaagaaaatatCATGTATACATAGAATGTGTCATCTTTATCTTAAAGTATTCTCACCGGCAGGTTTGATCCTGGGAATCCTCCctgcaagaggaaaaaaacaaatttgatgCCACAGTCCACTTAGTACAGTCTACCGATTACATTCAAACTTTTGTATGAAACTTACACATGCGTGATTGGTTTGGTTTAGTTAAGtattaaacaacaaagaaaataaaatctgttaTTATAACATTGTTTCATACCCCCATCCCACCACCCATGCCTCCTGGATATTCACCCTGTAAAGAAgcacatattttaaaaaggaattattattaattattattaattattatttatttattgtgaattaGTAGGACTTGGGTTGACGTTTCTTCTTTTTGACATGCATGCACTGGACACCATATGAATTCACTGAATTTGAAAACTGATGAAGAGCAGAAATAGTTTATTCACCCCCATGCCACCTCCTGGATATCCTCCCTGTTGAAAAGTGGTGAACACGTTAAATACTGTTTAATGAggtatttaatttaattttgacaCAAAACATGAGTATACTTACTCCCATTCCTCCACCCATGCCTCCTCCCATTCCTCCTCCCATGCCTCCACCCATGCCTCCTCCCATGCCTCCTGGGTATCCTCCCTGGATATCAGTTAGAAGATACAAGGGTTAGTGAAAATATGTTCACTGCATTTCACTATACTTCCAGTAAtatttaaaggaaacaaaaataacataCCCCCATGTTGCATCCTGGATATCCTCCCTGCTGAAAAGTGGTGAACATGTTAGATCCTGTACAATGTTGTGTTGAATTAACTGTTATGTACTTTAATTATGTACACTTACTCCCATTCCTCCTCCCATTCCTCCTCCCATTCCACCCTAAAAAGACCAAACAGATGATTCAAACTAAACAGACAACAAATCTAATTAACATACACCACCTACAGTGCACGGAAAGAGTTGGATCAAGCACACCAATTGTTTAACTCTAAAAACTGGTAGGCCTACACTCACACAGTAACTGCTGCTACTGTTCTTAATAC
Protein-coding sequences here:
- the LOC139285673 gene encoding galectin-4-like; protein product: MSFVAPPGYQPIYGPRIPYLGPIYGGLREGVSIYIQGSVPEDITRFFVNLLCGESESSDIALHFNPRFDGWDKVVFNSCQNGSWESEEKIRDMPFSKGQAFEMVIMATSQGYQIKVNGNDFYTFEHRVPVERVCAMQIAGDVSIQTINVIGGARGGMNRYPGGMGGGMGGGMGGGMGGGYPGCNMGGGYPGGMGGGMGGGMGGGMGGGMGGGMGGGYPGGGMGGEYPGGMGGGMGGGFPGSNLPGMGGQPVYNPPVPYSNMIPGGMFPKRTIIIRGMVPYGAERICINFMASRSRDIAFHMNPRVREGIVVRNSMIGGNWGQEDRELSLNPFMEGQYFDMSIRCGNQRFKVFVNGQHLFDFFHRLQSFNEIDMLEIEGDVQISYIHF